The following proteins are co-located in the Micromonospora viridifaciens genome:
- a CDS encoding AI-2E family transporter: protein MGGPNLREVRLSRFERIRGRLRRAYQSGRESARAGRVAPREAPEETAVASPATPGPAAPAAATTAAGQPPSALHASTTSRDDADVPHALRIAAAWSWRLIAIGIVAWGLLKIVGTIRIVIIPLAIALLLSALLAPAVGWLLRVRFPRSLATGVVLVGGLAAVVATLTLVVNQFIQGVPELSEKSSQGVRQIQDWLKTGPLHVSDNQINHYIDEAQTWITGNSKTFTSGALSATATLAEVLTGTILVLFATFFFLRDGNKIWRFLVRLLPVAARWKVDDAGRAAWSTLGAYVRATVLVAFIDAVGIGIFLVIFDVPFAFALAALVFLGAFIPIVGAALSGGVAVLVALVDSGPVTALIILGAVIGVQQVEGHVLQPLIMGRAVAIHPLAVIIGIAAGVVLAGIVGALVAVPLIAVLNTAIRRLAARTVPDTPPDAVVVAAQAP, encoded by the coding sequence GTGGGCGGGCCAAATTTGCGGGAGGTGCGCTTGAGCCGCTTCGAGCGGATACGCGGTCGGCTCCGCCGCGCGTACCAGTCCGGCCGCGAGTCGGCCCGGGCCGGTCGGGTCGCCCCACGGGAGGCGCCGGAGGAGACGGCCGTCGCCTCGCCGGCCACGCCCGGACCGGCGGCCCCGGCTGCGGCGACCACCGCCGCTGGGCAACCACCGAGCGCCCTGCACGCCTCGACCACGAGCCGGGACGACGCGGACGTGCCGCACGCGCTGCGGATCGCCGCGGCCTGGTCCTGGCGGTTGATCGCGATCGGCATCGTCGCCTGGGGGCTGCTCAAGATCGTCGGCACCATCCGCATCGTGATCATTCCGCTGGCGATCGCGCTGCTGCTCTCGGCACTGCTCGCCCCGGCGGTCGGCTGGCTGCTCAGGGTCCGCTTCCCGCGGTCGCTGGCGACCGGTGTGGTGCTGGTCGGCGGCCTGGCCGCGGTGGTCGCCACGCTCACCCTCGTGGTGAACCAGTTCATCCAGGGCGTGCCGGAGTTGAGCGAGAAGTCGTCGCAGGGTGTGCGGCAGATCCAGGACTGGCTCAAGACCGGCCCGCTGCACGTGTCGGACAACCAGATCAACCACTACATCGACGAGGCGCAGACCTGGATCACCGGTAACTCCAAGACGTTCACCTCCGGCGCCCTCTCCGCCACGGCGACGCTGGCCGAGGTGCTGACCGGCACGATCCTGGTGCTCTTCGCGACCTTCTTCTTCCTCCGCGACGGCAACAAGATCTGGCGCTTCCTGGTCCGGCTGCTGCCGGTGGCCGCCCGGTGGAAGGTCGACGACGCCGGCCGGGCCGCCTGGTCGACGCTCGGCGCGTACGTCCGGGCCACCGTGCTGGTCGCCTTCATCGACGCCGTCGGCATCGGCATCTTCCTGGTCATCTTCGACGTCCCGTTCGCGTTCGCGTTGGCCGCGCTGGTCTTTCTGGGGGCGTTCATCCCGATCGTCGGGGCGGCGCTCTCCGGCGGGGTGGCCGTGCTGGTGGCGCTGGTCGACAGCGGCCCGGTGACGGCCTTGATCATCCTGGGCGCCGTGATCGGGGTGCAGCAGGTGGAGGGGCACGTGCTCCAGCCGTTGATCATGGGTCGGGCGGTGGCCATCCACCCGCTCGCCGTGATCATCGGGATCGCGGCCGGGGTGGTCCTCGCCGGCATCGTCGGGGCGCTGGTCGCGGTGCCGCTGATCGCCGTGCTCAACACCGCGATCCGCCGGCTCGCCGCCCGGACCGTGCCGGACACCCCGCCCGACGCCGTGGTGGTCGCCGCCCAGGCCCCCTGA
- the sigJ gene encoding RNA polymerase sigma factor SigJ, producing the protein MDGAAEFEAERGHLMAVAHRMLGSRSEAEDAVQETWLRYAKALADPADRAQIRELRGWLTTTCSRICLDVLRSARVRREAYPGQWLPEPVVTDVPVADGFAPDPAERAVRADQLGTALLVVLERLAPEQRVAFVLHDVFAVPFATIADVLNTTPAAARQLASRARRAVTGPDVPRHTADLAEQQRVLSAFVAAAESGELDRLVQVLAPDVVVIGDSGGHFPAARQPVVGAEAAARFILGLFRQAARYYNGPLRARPVLIDGVLGWQAETVFRDGRPYRMITSFAVHDGRVTGVFNQVNPEKVAHLSGLGADDVWPPRW; encoded by the coding sequence ATGGACGGGGCGGCGGAGTTCGAGGCGGAGCGCGGCCATCTCATGGCGGTGGCGCACCGGATGCTGGGCAGCCGGAGCGAGGCCGAGGACGCGGTGCAGGAGACCTGGCTGCGGTACGCGAAGGCACTCGCCGACCCGGCCGACCGCGCCCAGATCCGTGAGCTGCGCGGCTGGCTGACCACCACCTGCTCGCGGATCTGCCTGGACGTGCTCCGCTCCGCCCGGGTACGCCGGGAGGCGTACCCGGGTCAGTGGCTGCCGGAGCCGGTGGTGACCGACGTGCCCGTGGCCGACGGCTTCGCGCCCGACCCGGCCGAGCGGGCCGTCCGGGCCGACCAGCTCGGCACCGCCCTGCTGGTCGTGCTCGAGCGGCTGGCCCCGGAGCAGCGGGTGGCGTTCGTGCTGCACGACGTCTTCGCCGTGCCGTTCGCCACGATCGCCGACGTGCTCAACACCACACCGGCCGCGGCCCGGCAGCTGGCGTCCCGCGCCCGGCGGGCGGTCACCGGGCCGGACGTTCCCCGGCACACCGCCGACCTGGCCGAGCAGCAGCGGGTGCTCAGCGCGTTCGTCGCCGCGGCGGAGTCCGGGGAGCTGGACCGGCTGGTCCAGGTGCTCGCCCCGGACGTGGTGGTGATCGGTGACAGCGGTGGACACTTCCCGGCCGCCCGCCAGCCGGTGGTCGGCGCGGAAGCGGCGGCCCGCTTCATCCTCGGCCTCTTCCGCCAGGCCGCCCGGTATTACAACGGCCCGCTGCGGGCCCGGCCCGTCCTGATCGACGGCGTGCTGGGCTGGCAGGCGGAGACGGTGTTCCGGGACGGGCGGCCGTACCGCATGATCACCTCTTTCGCCGTCCACGACGGCCGGGTCACCGGTGTCTTCAACCAGGTCAACCCGGAGAAGGTGGCCCACCTGAGCGGCCTCGGGGCAGACGACGTCTGGCCGCCGCGCTGGTGA
- a CDS encoding DUF402 domain-containing protein — translation MPSDVVRVIYRKYDGSAHRDYPARRLAEDDLGVWLGVPAGTESVYHGRPSVERIPFVLLVPRHGWWTGMFNPPPRTSEVYCDITTPARWEGESTVHLIDLDLDVVRRRETGIVELRDEDEFAEHRARFGYPDDLVVEAEAAARWLLGALGDGSEPFATSYRKWLALVV, via the coding sequence ATGCCGAGCGATGTGGTCCGCGTGATCTACCGCAAGTACGACGGCAGCGCCCACCGCGACTACCCGGCTCGCCGGCTCGCCGAGGACGATCTCGGCGTGTGGCTCGGCGTGCCGGCCGGCACCGAGTCGGTCTACCACGGCCGGCCCTCCGTCGAGCGGATCCCGTTCGTCCTGCTGGTGCCGCGGCACGGCTGGTGGACCGGGATGTTCAATCCGCCGCCCCGCACCAGCGAGGTCTACTGCGACATCACCACGCCCGCCCGCTGGGAGGGCGAGAGCACCGTCCACCTGATCGACCTCGACCTGGACGTGGTGCGTCGCCGGGAGACCGGCATCGTCGAGTTGCGCGACGAGGACGAGTTCGCCGAGCACCGGGCGCGCTTCGGCTACCCGGACGACCTGGTCGTCGAGGCGGAGGCCGCGGCCCGCTGGCTGCTCGGCGCGCTCGGCGACGGCAGCGAGCCGTTCGCCACGTCGTACCGGAAGTGGCTGGCCCTGGTGGTCTGA
- a CDS encoding DUF47 domain-containing protein, translated as MKFSFRPTEGAFYELFTRAAQNLVRGTELLNELALPGVDVQSVSERLTEVEHDSDQITHELFKKINSTFITPFDREDIYRLGSLLDDVMDHLEAVGNLLYLYGLTKLPALPRELHELVNVLDQQAKLTADAMPQLRSMKNLEDYWIECNRLENDGDQAYRMLLVRLFSGEYDALTVLKMKEVADELEAACDAFEHVANTVETIAVKES; from the coding sequence GTGAAGTTTTCCTTCCGTCCCACTGAGGGCGCCTTCTACGAGCTCTTCACCAGGGCCGCGCAGAACCTGGTGCGGGGCACCGAACTCCTCAATGAGCTGGCCCTGCCCGGCGTCGACGTGCAGTCGGTCAGCGAGCGGTTGACCGAGGTCGAGCACGACAGCGACCAGATCACGCACGAGCTGTTCAAAAAGATCAACTCTACCTTCATCACCCCCTTCGATCGCGAGGACATCTACCGGCTGGGCTCGCTGCTCGACGACGTGATGGACCACCTGGAGGCGGTCGGCAACCTGCTCTACCTGTACGGGCTGACCAAGCTTCCCGCGCTCCCGCGCGAGCTGCACGAGCTGGTGAACGTGCTCGACCAGCAGGCCAAGCTGACCGCCGACGCGATGCCGCAGCTGCGCTCGATGAAGAACCTCGAGGACTACTGGATCGAGTGCAACCGCCTGGAGAACGACGGTGACCAGGCGTACCGGATGCTGCTCGTCCGCCTCTTCTCCGGCGAGTACGACGCGCTCACCGTGCTGAAGATGAAGGAGGTGGCCGACGAGCTGGAGGCCGCCTGCGACGCCTTCGAGCACGTGGCGAACACCGTCGAGACCATCGCGGTCAAGGAGTCCTGA
- a CDS encoding inorganic phosphate transporter, which translates to MTPELIAVLAVIVVAMAFDYTNGFHDAANAIATSVSTRALTPRVALALAAVGNFVGAHFGAGVAKTVGDGLVTLPTGVASLGVVFAGVLGAIAWNLITWYFGLPSSSSHALFGGLVGATLFAADGVVQWGNIVNKVIIPMVLSPVVGLVLGFVVMLAILWLFRKGQPGKLNRGFRWAQTASAAAMSVGHGMQDAAKTMGIIVLALYTGGYQSDKTHIPQWVFWTSAAMLAAGTYAGGWRIIRTLGRKIIDLGPPEGFAAETVASAVLYFNALVLHAPISTTHTITSAIMGVGSTKRLSAVRWNVAGNIVVAWIITFPAAAAIACLAYLLVRPLF; encoded by the coding sequence GTGACTCCCGAACTCATCGCCGTGCTGGCGGTGATCGTGGTCGCCATGGCGTTCGACTACACGAACGGCTTCCACGACGCGGCCAACGCGATCGCCACCAGCGTCTCGACGCGGGCGCTGACCCCCCGGGTCGCCCTCGCGCTGGCGGCCGTCGGCAACTTCGTCGGCGCGCACTTCGGCGCGGGAGTGGCCAAGACCGTCGGCGACGGCCTGGTCACCCTGCCCACCGGAGTGGCCAGCCTCGGGGTGGTCTTCGCCGGCGTGCTCGGCGCGATCGCCTGGAACCTGATCACCTGGTACTTCGGCCTGCCGTCGTCCTCCTCGCACGCCCTCTTCGGCGGCCTGGTCGGTGCGACCCTCTTCGCCGCCGACGGCGTCGTGCAGTGGGGCAACATCGTCAACAAGGTCATCATCCCGATGGTGCTCTCGCCGGTGGTCGGCCTGGTGCTCGGCTTTGTGGTGATGCTGGCGATCCTGTGGCTCTTCCGGAAGGGGCAGCCGGGCAAGCTCAACCGGGGCTTCCGCTGGGCGCAGACCGCCTCGGCCGCCGCCATGTCCGTCGGGCACGGCATGCAGGACGCCGCCAAGACCATGGGCATCATCGTTCTGGCCCTTTACACCGGCGGCTACCAGTCCGACAAGACCCACATCCCGCAGTGGGTGTTCTGGACCTCGGCGGCCATGCTGGCGGCCGGCACGTACGCGGGTGGCTGGCGGATCATCCGTACCCTGGGTCGCAAGATCATCGACCTGGGCCCGCCGGAGGGCTTCGCGGCCGAGACCGTCGCCAGCGCCGTGCTCTACTTCAACGCTCTGGTGCTGCACGCCCCGATCTCCACCACCCACACGATCACCTCGGCGATCATGGGCGTGGGCTCGACCAAGCGGCTCTCCGCGGTCCGCTGGAACGTGGCCGGCAACATCGTGGTCGCCTGGATCATCACCTTCCCGGCGGCGGCGGCCATCGCCTGCCTGGCGTACCTGCTGGTCCGCCCCCTCTTCTGA
- a CDS encoding PPK2 family polyphosphate kinase, with translation MRELLRVAPGDRAVDLAGIDPRSTPGLPLAAGRGGRRREWARRQVELLGAKLGRQQEMLYASAKQGLGSETPTSAPSQAGAQLGGDRPRRVLLVLQAMDCGGKDGTIKRVAGAMNPLGLHIRSFGPPTAEELRHDFLWRIRRALPPPGYVGIFNRSHYEDVLVARVEGLVDEATWRGRYDTINEFERELADNSVTLVKVMLHISYAEQGERLLERLTDPTKHWKYNPSDLDTRARWDDYQAAYAEALRRCRTDAAPWFVVPADRKWYRDWAVAHLLRETFDALDLGYPAADFDVERERERLRDEGLGERGVNER, from the coding sequence ATGCGGGAGCTGCTGCGGGTGGCGCCGGGTGACCGGGCCGTTGACCTCGCGGGCATCGATCCCCGGTCGACGCCGGGGCTGCCCCTGGCGGCCGGGCGCGGGGGCCGGCGCAGGGAGTGGGCGCGCAGGCAGGTCGAGCTGCTCGGCGCGAAGCTCGGCCGGCAGCAGGAGATGCTGTACGCGTCCGCGAAGCAGGGCCTTGGCTCCGAGACCCCGACCAGTGCCCCGAGCCAGGCGGGCGCCCAGCTGGGCGGTGACCGGCCGCGTCGGGTGCTGCTGGTGCTCCAGGCGATGGACTGCGGTGGCAAGGACGGCACGATCAAGCGGGTTGCCGGCGCGATGAACCCGCTCGGGCTGCACATCCGCTCGTTCGGGCCGCCGACCGCGGAGGAGCTGCGGCACGACTTCCTCTGGCGGATCCGGCGGGCCCTGCCGCCGCCCGGGTACGTCGGGATCTTCAACCGGTCGCACTACGAGGACGTGCTGGTCGCCCGGGTCGAGGGGCTGGTCGACGAGGCTACCTGGCGGGGCCGCTACGACACGATCAACGAGTTCGAGCGGGAGTTGGCCGACAACTCGGTCACCCTGGTGAAGGTGATGCTGCACATCTCGTACGCCGAGCAGGGCGAGCGGCTGCTGGAACGGCTCACCGACCCGACGAAGCACTGGAAGTACAACCCGAGTGACCTGGACACCCGCGCCCGCTGGGACGACTACCAGGCGGCGTACGCCGAGGCGCTGCGGCGCTGCCGCACGGACGCCGCCCCCTGGTTCGTGGTGCCGGCGGACCGGAAGTGGTATCGCGACTGGGCGGTGGCGCATCTGCTGCGGGAGACGTTCGACGCCCTTGATCTGGGGTATCCGGCCGCCGATTTCGACGTGGAGCGGGAGCGCGAGCGGTTGCGGGACGAGGGCTTAGGTGAACGGGGGGTGAACGAGCGGTAA
- a CDS encoding ATP-dependent DNA helicase, with protein MTPPRTATGSTVGKQRRGGRPSGGELLAAAVGAVPGGAARPGQQQMAEAIERSIASGEHLLVQAGTGTGKSLAYLAPALTVDGPVVVSTATLALQSQLVDHDLPRLADAVEPLLGRRPTFAVLKGRHHYLCLARLDSSIEEEPEDTLFDTPRPGGGGTKWLGEAGRLGKQMQRLRDWAEETATGDRDELDPGVDDQVWRTISMPARECVGATRCPFGQECFAEASRARAREADIVVTNHSLLAVDMLAGRHIVPPHKLLIVDEAHELADRVSSAAQAELVPELIDRSTRRARPLLRPEVAERLTEAGDALAVGLAEAPAGRLTAGLPPALREACTLLDSATRAALEAIGEVKADDPDPVRKQQAKAVLDELSTTAQRLLEEADHDVAWVEKPENGSRRALMVAPLSVAGTLATHLYDERTVVAASATLALGGRFDTVARALGLDAPPPGPPSPAAAALAATAAAGHPRPAVADAEERRPATGTVPATEGPGWWSLDVGSPFDYARQGILYVAAHLPRPSVSGLPEAAGEELLALVGALGGRTLGLFSSRRAAQQAAELLRARTDLPVLLQGEEALPLLVRRFREERESCLFGVMSLWQGVDVPGDSCQLVVIDRLPFPRPDEPLAAARAAAVDASGGSGFAAVSVPIAAVRLAQGVGRLIRSTGDRGVVAVLDSRLETARGYGPFLRRSLPPFWYTTRPDVARGALERLGRS; from the coding sequence GTGACTCCGCCCCGTACCGCCACCGGTTCCACCGTCGGAAAGCAGCGTCGGGGCGGCCGGCCCAGCGGCGGTGAGCTGCTGGCCGCGGCGGTCGGCGCGGTCCCCGGCGGCGCGGCCCGCCCGGGCCAGCAGCAGATGGCCGAGGCGATCGAGCGGAGCATCGCCTCCGGCGAGCACCTGCTGGTCCAGGCCGGCACGGGCACCGGCAAGTCGCTGGCGTACCTGGCCCCGGCGTTGACCGTGGACGGCCCGGTGGTGGTCTCCACCGCCACTCTGGCGTTGCAGTCCCAGCTGGTCGACCACGACCTGCCCCGGCTGGCCGACGCGGTGGAGCCGCTGCTCGGCCGCCGCCCCACCTTCGCCGTGCTGAAGGGGCGGCACCACTACCTGTGCCTGGCTCGGCTGGACAGCTCGATCGAGGAGGAGCCGGAGGACACCCTCTTCGACACGCCCCGGCCCGGCGGCGGCGGCACGAAGTGGCTCGGCGAGGCGGGCCGGCTCGGCAAGCAGATGCAGCGGCTGCGCGACTGGGCGGAGGAGACCGCCACCGGCGATCGGGACGAGCTGGACCCGGGCGTCGACGACCAGGTGTGGCGGACGATCTCGATGCCGGCGCGGGAGTGCGTCGGCGCCACCCGCTGCCCGTTCGGCCAGGAGTGCTTCGCCGAGGCGTCCCGGGCCCGGGCCCGCGAGGCGGACATCGTGGTGACCAACCACAGCCTGCTTGCCGTCGACATGCTCGCCGGCCGGCACATCGTGCCGCCGCACAAGCTGCTCATCGTCGACGAGGCGCACGAGCTGGCCGACCGTGTCTCCTCGGCCGCCCAGGCGGAGCTGGTCCCGGAGCTGATCGACCGGTCCACCCGACGGGCCCGGCCGCTGCTGCGCCCGGAGGTGGCCGAGCGGCTCACCGAGGCGGGCGACGCCCTCGCGGTCGGGCTGGCCGAGGCGCCGGCCGGTCGGCTCACCGCCGGCCTGCCGCCCGCGCTGCGCGAGGCGTGCACGCTGCTCGACTCCGCCACCCGGGCCGCCCTGGAGGCGATCGGCGAGGTCAAGGCCGACGACCCGGACCCGGTCCGCAAGCAGCAGGCGAAGGCGGTGCTGGACGAGCTCTCCACCACCGCCCAGCGGCTGCTGGAGGAGGCCGACCACGACGTGGCCTGGGTGGAGAAGCCGGAGAACGGCAGCCGCCGCGCCCTGATGGTCGCGCCGCTGTCGGTCGCCGGCACCCTCGCCACCCACCTGTACGACGAGCGGACCGTGGTCGCCGCCTCGGCCACCCTGGCGCTGGGCGGCCGCTTCGACACGGTCGCCCGCGCGCTGGGGCTGGACGCGCCGCCGCCCGGTCCGCCGTCCCCGGCCGCCGCCGCGCTGGCCGCCACGGCCGCCGCCGGCCATCCCCGACCCGCAGTCGCGGACGCCGAGGAGAGACGACCCGCAACCGGCACGGTACCGGCCACCGAGGGCCCCGGCTGGTGGTCGCTCGACGTCGGCTCGCCGTTCGACTACGCGCGGCAGGGCATCCTGTACGTCGCCGCGCACCTGCCCCGGCCCAGCGTCTCCGGGCTGCCCGAGGCGGCCGGCGAGGAACTGCTGGCGCTGGTCGGCGCGCTCGGTGGGCGTACCCTCGGGCTCTTCTCCTCGCGGCGGGCCGCGCAGCAGGCGGCGGAGCTGCTCCGCGCGCGGACCGACCTGCCCGTGCTGCTGCAGGGCGAGGAGGCGCTGCCGCTGCTGGTCCGGCGGTTCCGGGAGGAGCGGGAGAGCTGCCTGTTCGGGGTGATGTCGCTCTGGCAGGGGGTGGACGTGCCCGGCGACTCCTGCCAGCTGGTGGTGATCGACCGGCTGCCCTTCCCCCGGCCGGACGAGCCGCTGGCCGCGGCCCGCGCGGCGGCGGTGGACGCCAGCGGCGGCTCCGGCTTCGCGGCGGTCAGCGTGCCGATCGCGGCGGTCCGGCTGGCCCAGGGCGTCGGCCGGCTGATCCGGTCGACCGGCGACCGGGGCGTGGTGGCGGTGCTCGACTCCCGGCTGGAGACGGCCCGCGGCTACGGCCCGTTCCTGCGGCGCTCGCTGCCGCCGTTCTGGTACACCACCCGCCCGGACGTGGCCCGGGGCGCGCTGGAACGGCTCGGCAGGTCCTGA
- a CDS encoding GroES family chaperonin, whose amino-acid sequence MTADQNLDSGLPIRLLHDRVLVRTENGEGERRSTAGIVIPATAAMGKRLAWATAVGVGPNVRSIVAGDRVLFDPDDRSEVELQGRAYVLLRERDVHAVAAERVEKEPAGSTGLYL is encoded by the coding sequence GTGACCGCCGACCAGAACCTCGACTCGGGCCTGCCGATCCGTCTGCTGCACGACCGCGTGCTGGTGCGTACGGAGAACGGCGAGGGGGAACGCCGATCGACCGCCGGCATCGTGATCCCGGCCACCGCAGCGATGGGCAAGCGGCTGGCCTGGGCGACCGCGGTGGGGGTGGGCCCGAACGTGCGCTCCATCGTCGCCGGGGACCGGGTGCTCTTCGATCCCGACGACCGCTCGGAGGTCGAGTTGCAGGGCCGGGCGTACGTCCTGCTGCGCGAGCGCGACGTGCACGCCGTCGCCGCCGAGCGGGTGGAGAAGGAGCCCGCCGGCTCGACCGGCCTCTACCTCTAG
- a CDS encoding NUDIX hydrolase produces MTIDGFAAPPALVEHARRFHAEGGVPAVPRVAATVLLLRPAGADFEVYVIRRVAAMAFGGMYAFPGGGVDRSDSEAHLDWAGPEPAVWGERLGLAPEAAQAVVCAAAREVFEEAGVLLAGPDSATVVGDVSGDDWETARQDLEARRTGFAELLAGRRLTLRSDLLLPWSRWITPEFEPRRFDTYFFVALLPEGQRTRDVSGEADHTLWIRPADALARAEAGELNMLPPTLVTLAQVAAAGDLAGVARAAVVRDAATPVTPRLDLPENGEPRFVLD; encoded by the coding sequence ATGACCATCGACGGTTTCGCCGCACCCCCCGCTCTGGTCGAGCACGCCCGCCGGTTCCACGCCGAGGGTGGCGTACCGGCCGTGCCCCGGGTCGCGGCCACCGTGCTGCTGCTCCGCCCGGCCGGCGCCGACTTCGAGGTGTACGTCATCCGTCGGGTCGCCGCGATGGCCTTCGGCGGGATGTACGCCTTTCCCGGCGGCGGGGTGGACCGCTCCGACTCCGAGGCGCACCTGGACTGGGCCGGCCCCGAGCCGGCCGTGTGGGGTGAGCGCCTCGGCCTCGCCCCGGAGGCCGCGCAGGCGGTGGTCTGCGCCGCCGCCCGCGAGGTCTTCGAGGAGGCCGGCGTGCTGCTGGCCGGCCCGGACTCGGCCACCGTGGTGGGCGACGTGAGCGGGGACGACTGGGAGACCGCCCGGCAGGATCTGGAGGCCCGCCGGACCGGCTTCGCGGAGCTGCTGGCCGGCCGGCGGCTCACGCTCCGGTCCGACCTGCTGCTGCCGTGGAGCCGGTGGATCACCCCGGAGTTCGAGCCGCGCCGCTTCGACACGTACTTCTTCGTGGCGCTGCTGCCCGAGGGGCAGCGGACCCGGGACGTCTCCGGCGAGGCCGACCACACGCTGTGGATCCGGCCGGCGGACGCCCTGGCCCGGGCGGAGGCCGGAGAGCTGAACATGCTCCCGCCCACGCTGGTCACTCTGGCCCAGGTGGCCGCCGCCGGCGACCTGGCCGGCGTGGCCCGCGCCGCCGTCGTGCGCGACGCCGCCACCCCGGTCACCCCCCGCCTGGACCTGCCCGAGAACGGCGAACCCCGCTTCGTGCTGGATTGA
- a CDS encoding FtsX-like permease family protein, which translates to MSGRLLLVCRLLMRDLRRRRTETVLLLAAITAAAATLALGLALNELADRPYQQTRTATAGPDVIVTPRATGQAALDELASLTTAAGVTDHSGPFPVAYLTMTAHGKSAHAVIEGRDTAPVSIDRPAVTDGTWVRPGGVVVERAFADALGIRTGDTVNIDGHPLRVFGTAVTAARATYPYAGWHYPGSILVERGGLVWVDRSDIATLAGSQPLSYTLNLKLADPAASTTYTVGDQLTTWQEIGNLNGRLYRDARTALLVGSWLLSGLALAGVAGIVAGRIIGQRRRVGLLKAVGAGPAMIAAVHLAEYLVIGLAAAAAGLAAGWFTAPVLIGPSAGLIGSVNAQPPALRTVIAVTALALTIAVAATLVPVLRAAATSTVHALADAATPPRRRRWRIWLSRQLPTALLIGVRINARRPRRARLVTVNTLITTTALVAILMVNTRVVHFDLGYTELANPRWERGERATLLLTAMLCVLALINAVVSTWTAVLDARQPLAVARALGATPAQAGVGLAVAQLLPAIPGVVVGLPAGIWLVASVSIGEVQYPPGSWLLATALGILLAIAALTALPALAAARRPVTDTLQSAPA; encoded by the coding sequence ATGTCCGGCCGTCTTCTGCTCGTCTGCCGGCTGCTGATGCGAGACCTGCGCCGCCGCCGAACCGAAACCGTCCTGCTCCTGGCCGCCATCACCGCCGCCGCCGCCACGCTGGCCCTCGGCCTCGCCCTCAACGAACTCGCCGACCGGCCGTACCAGCAGACCCGGACCGCCACCGCCGGCCCGGACGTGATCGTGACTCCCCGGGCCACCGGCCAGGCCGCGTTGGACGAGCTCGCATCGCTGACCACCGCGGCCGGCGTCACCGATCACAGCGGCCCCTTCCCGGTCGCCTACCTGACGATGACGGCCCACGGCAAGTCCGCGCACGCCGTCATTGAGGGCCGGGACACCGCACCCGTATCGATCGACCGGCCCGCCGTGACCGACGGCACCTGGGTACGCCCCGGCGGCGTGGTCGTCGAGCGCGCCTTCGCCGACGCCCTCGGCATCCGCACCGGCGACACGGTCAACATCGACGGCCATCCGCTGCGCGTGTTCGGGACCGCGGTCACCGCCGCGAGAGCGACGTATCCGTACGCCGGGTGGCACTACCCCGGCAGCATCCTGGTCGAGCGCGGCGGCCTGGTCTGGGTCGACCGCAGCGACATCGCCACGCTCGCGGGCAGCCAGCCGCTGTCGTACACCCTCAACCTCAAACTCGCCGACCCGGCGGCCAGCACCACGTACACCGTCGGCGACCAACTCACCACCTGGCAGGAGATCGGCAACCTCAACGGTCGGCTGTACCGCGACGCGCGGACAGCGCTGCTCGTCGGCAGCTGGCTGCTCAGCGGCCTTGCGCTGGCCGGCGTCGCCGGCATCGTCGCGGGCCGGATCATCGGCCAGCGTCGCCGGGTGGGGCTGCTCAAGGCCGTCGGCGCCGGACCGGCCATGATCGCCGCCGTCCACCTCGCCGAGTACCTCGTGATCGGGCTTGCCGCCGCCGCCGCGGGCCTGGCCGCAGGGTGGTTCACCGCACCCGTGCTGATCGGCCCCAGCGCCGGACTCATCGGCTCCGTCAACGCCCAGCCCCCCGCGCTGCGCACGGTGATCGCCGTGACGGCCCTCGCCCTCACGATCGCTGTGGCGGCGACTCTGGTACCGGTGTTGCGCGCCGCCGCCACCAGCACCGTCCACGCACTGGCCGACGCTGCAACGCCACCGCGGCGCCGGCGGTGGCGCATCTGGCTGTCGCGGCAGCTGCCCACCGCCCTGCTGATCGGGGTGCGCATCAACGCGCGCCGGCCGCGCCGCGCCCGGCTGGTCACCGTGAACACTCTGATCACCACGACCGCGCTCGTCGCCATCCTCATGGTCAACACCCGTGTGGTGCATTTCGACCTCGGCTACACGGAACTCGCCAATCCCCGCTGGGAACGGGGCGAGCGGGCCACGCTCCTGCTCACCGCCATGCTGTGCGTTCTTGCGCTCATCAACGCCGTCGTGAGCACCTGGACCGCAGTCCTCGACGCTCGGCAGCCGCTGGCCGTCGCGCGGGCGCTCGGTGCCACGCCCGCGCAGGCCGGCGTGGGCCTGGCGGTAGCGCAACTGCTTCCCGCCATACCCGGCGTCGTCGTGGGGCTCCCGGCCGGCATCTGGCTTGTCGCGTCCGTCAGCATCGGCGAGGTCCAGTACCCACCCGGTTCCTGGCTGCTCGCCACGGCACTCGGAATCCTCCTCGCCATCGCCGCGCTCACCGCCCTTCCCGCCCTGGCCGCCGCACGGCGCCCGGTCACGGACACTCTCCAGTCCGCACCAGCCTGA